Proteins encoded together in one Hymenobacter monticola window:
- a CDS encoding FKBP-type peptidyl-prolyl cis-trans isomerase, with amino-acid sequence MKFSFSTGLLRLLFPVLLGTAAIATTACKKEEDVDYATVDEGLIKNYLVDNNIANAQRQGSGLYYVPVAPVPAAQQAVAGKTVSVLYTGTLLNGKVFDANNNRFAPFRFSLGTGEVIKGWDEGIALMRKGEKSVLLIPSALGYKNRQAGSIPPNSVLRFEVELLDIQ; translated from the coding sequence ATGAAATTCTCTTTTTCAACCGGCCTTCTCCGGCTTCTATTTCCGGTGCTGTTGGGCACGGCCGCCATTGCCACTACCGCCTGCAAGAAAGAAGAGGACGTCGACTACGCCACCGTCGATGAGGGCCTCATCAAGAATTACCTCGTCGATAACAACATTGCCAACGCCCAGCGCCAAGGCTCGGGCCTCTACTATGTGCCCGTGGCGCCCGTGCCCGCAGCCCAGCAGGCCGTGGCCGGAAAAACGGTATCGGTGCTTTACACCGGCACGTTGCTCAACGGCAAAGTATTCGACGCCAACAATAACCGATTTGCGCCCTTCCGATTTTCGCTGGGCACAGGCGAGGTCATCAAAGGTTGGGACGAAGGCATTGCGCTCATGCGCAAAGGCGAGAAAAGCGTGTTGCTGATTCCGTCGGCGCTCGGCTATAAGAACCGGCAGGCCGGCTCCATCCCGCCTAATTCGGTGCTGCGCTTCGAGGTGGAGCTGTTGGATATTCAATAG